One Eurosta solidaginis isolate ZX-2024a chromosome 5, ASM4086904v1, whole genome shotgun sequence DNA segment encodes these proteins:
- the LOC137254458 gene encoding brachyurin-like: MKLYIVLTVCLLGGVFAIKKEVDWYKLKPLEVFPRIPLSPRMSINGPEARITNGEIAVPKQFPYQAGLALYLDGGAAWCGGSLISNRWVLTAAHCTVDANGVDVYLGAWDRTDKKEPSQQIIYVSKKNIHTHKNYSNTTIIDDIALIKLPVAIEFNDYIQPIALPKANGNYQTYAGEQVIASGWGKVSDAAQSATDKLRWIEVPVLENKSCNRWFLGSVKETMICIKTTGGYSTCNGDSGGPLAYNDGAKTYLVGATSFGIGLGIGCEFGWPGVFTRITSYLDWIEKTSGVVNR; the protein is encoded by the exons ATGAAACTATACATCGTATTAACTGTGTGCCTCTTGGGCGGCGTCTTTGCCATCAAAAAGGAAGTTGATTGGTATAAACTTAAACCATTGGAAGTATTTCCACGTATACCACTTAGCCCACGCATGTCAATAAATGGACCCGAAGCACGTATTACCAATGGAGAAATTGCTGTACCCAAGCAATTCCCATATCAAGCTGGTCTAGCGTTGTATTTAGATGGAGGTGCAGCATGGTGTGGTGGCAGTTTGATTTCTAATCGTTGGGTCTTAACAGCGGCACATTGTACTGTCGACGC AAATGGTGTTGATGTTTATTTGGGTGCTTGGGATCGTACAGATAAAAAGGAACCTAGTCAACAAATTATTTATGTATCCAAGAAAAATATTCACACGCACAAAAACTATAGTAACACTACAATTATCGATGATATTGCACTCATCAAATTGCCTGTAGCAATTGAGTTCAACG ATTATATTCAACCAATCGCATTACCCAAAGCTAATGGCAACTACCAAACCTACGCTGGTGAACAAGTCATTGCCTCTGGTTGGGGAAAGGTTAGTGATG ccGCTCAATCTGCCACCGACAAATTACGTTGGATTGAAGTGCCTGTTCTGGAGAATAAATCATGCAACCGTTGGTTTCTTGGTTCGGTAAAGGAAACTATGATTTGTATTAAAACAACTGGtggttattctacttgtaatggTGACTCTGGTGGTCCATTGGCATACAATGATGGTGCAAAAACTTATTTGGTTGGTGCCACTTCCTTTGGAATTGGCTTGGGCATTGGCTGCGAATTTGGTTGGCCAGGCGTATTTACCCGTATCACCTCATACTTGGATTGGATCGAAAAAACGAGTGGAGTTGTAAATAGATAA